The Syntrophorhabdaceae bacterium sequence GTCTATGCTCCTCGAATGGCCCTTCACCGGAGACCATCCCTCCGATTTCCTGTAGTGGACCCCGATGCTGGCCGTTTGGGAGAAACTTATCCCCGTGGAAAAGCCGACTTCCGTATTCCCTTTTATGACAAGATTCACGTCCACAAGGGGGACAAAGACCACCGGCCCCGCAACAATGGGGGCAAAGGTGAAGGAATAGAGTGGTATCTCCCTGTCCACGAAGGAGAAGCTCGAGTCCGAGGAGAGGGTCAGGCTCGTCTCGTCTTTCAAGGATATTGAGGACTTGAACTCCCTGATCCCATCCAGGAGGCCAACATCAGCCGCGAAATCAGGCTCGATGAAGAGGCTCGTGATTCCGCTGATATGGAGGGGACCGACGTTCGAATCGAGGGAGATGGAGGCGGTGGCGCCTTTCTTTGCCGGCTCCTCCATAAGGCGTGCCCCTTCGAGAAGGGGCCTCGCCTCGGTTATATCGTGCGAGGTGAGGCCCCCGTTGACCACAAGGGACCCTTCCTTTATGATGTCCTCGAGCGTCACGTCGGCGGTATCGACGAAGATGGCAGAGCCAGCGAAAGAGAAGACGGAGACTACCTTTCTCGCGAATCCGTAGCCGCTCTTGGAGACGATAATGTCTCCCGGCTGGAGGGCCGCGACTGCCGTGGCGTCCACATCGAAAATATAGGTGCTTCCCTCCTGTATCTCGAGGAGAGACACGGTCTGGTCGTCCAGGATGATCACATTCGAGTGGAGGCTCGTGACCGTGGTGGAGACGAAGGTCGGATGGATGACCTTATCGCCGGTGACGGTGATGGTGCAGACGCTCCCGTTTGTCGTATCGCAGCCGGTCCAGTGGTGCAGGGTCCAATCTGCCGAAGCCGCGGCCGTGAGGACCACGGAGGCGCCTTCATCGTAATGGGCGGAGCATTTTGTCGAGTTGGGCCCGCAGTTGATCTTTTTCTTGCTGTCCGTCACCGTGCCCCGGCCGAAGCCATCGATGGAGACTGTATACACGGGCGGACCTTTTGCCTGGCTTGCCCTGTATGAGGCGCTTGCGGCGGCGTTGTTGGCCTTCACCTGAATTGTCGCCGTTCTCGTCCCCTTTGCCTGATTCGCACTCACCCGATATTGCACGACGCCGGAGGGGCCGGAGCCGTGAAGGGCGGAGAGGATTTCCACCCACGTGGAGGTGGCTGCGGAGACTTGCCATTCGCAGCCTTCGGGCGCAGTAACGGTGAATGAGCCGGTTCCGCCTTCCGCGCTGAATTGGGAGGAGACCCTGGGACTTATCGCGATTTTACATCCCACGCCTTTACGTGTGACCGATGCGGTCGCGCCGGCCGTGCTGTCCCTCATCGACACGGTAATGGCACCTTGGGAAGGCGTGGGAAGATAGCCGGCGGTGGCATCGACCGTGTAGGAGAGGACGGCGGAGCCCTTTCCTCTTTTGAGGGCCACTGTGAGGGGGGCAGTGGAAACGAGATGGAGCCACGAGTCGCCCTGCGTGACGGAAGGCTGGATCACTGCCTCTGTGCCGGACCATCCGGTGAGCGAGACGGTGCACCTGCCCGAGCCGCCCTTGTCGGTGAAGGCCTTCGTTTTCGGGGTTATGGAAATGGCAGGCCCGGCCCCGGCGGCCGCCTCACCGGCAATCTCCTCTCCGGATCCTCTCGTTATGGTGAGACAGATGAGGACCAGGGCAAGAAGGACGAGGAAAATAGCCCTCCGCTGCGCGATAAAGCCATTGCCTTTTCGTCCGTTACCGCCGCGACTCCTGTGGTTTCCGCTCCCGATGAATGAGATGCCCGCGCCCTTTTCCATCGCTCCTCCTTGAGGTTTTCCCGCTGATGGTCACCGTTGCGTTTGTAGCTTTGGTCGTCAGGTTTTCCGGCACGCTGATTCTTAAAGCGCCCTTATTGAAAGAGGCAATGCCTGGCAGCTTCTCTATGACACGATTCTCCATCCGATGGGCCCGCTCACGACTTATGCCCAGGGTCTCTCCTGTCTCACGAAGCGTGAGCGGGTTATCCTCCATGAGCCGCTGATCTAGGATGAAAGCCTCCTTCTTATTCAAGGTTGCCTTAAAATCCTCCAGAGTTTCCCTCATCACGTGCGATTCATTCTCTGTCGTGGATTATGGACTCAGCGTCTTCGTTGCTCTTTAAAACATCAGGAAGGCAAATGGTTCTTTCTCCGTCGACAATCGATGTGTCGAGGGAAAGTATATTCTCCGAAAGCCTCGTCTGTATTCCCGCGACTTCTTCTTCCTTCGCTCCTGGGGACTGACCCCTTATGCGTCTATTGACGTGACTGATACGTCTTGATGACGGATTTATCCTACAAAAATAATAAGAGGAAAATAGGGAAGAGTCAACATTATTAAATCCTATTTGACGTGATTTGTCCATCCGGAATGCTTGATATTCCAGGAGGGGCGAGGCAAAAAGCCTTCCGGGACGTTCTTAAGAACTTAAAAAGATGTTGACATCATCGCACGTCACGGGTAGTATTGTCTCATGCCCCGCAAATCACGTCTCGATGCTGCAGGTATTCTCCATCATATTATGGTGCGGGGAATAGAAAAGCGGTCCCTTTTCAAGAACAATACCGACAGACGTGACTTCTTTGAAAGGTGCGAGAAGCTTTTCACCGAAAGTAACACCCGCTGTTATGCATGGGCGTTTCTTTCAAACCACGTTCACCTGCTCCTTCGTACGGGTAACATCCCCCTATCGAAGGTAATGGCCTGTCTTCTGTCCGGATATGCCACGGGATTCAACCGACGCTATAAACGCTCCGGACATCTCTTCCAGAACCGTTATAAATCGATCATTTGTCAGGAAGAGAATTATTTTAAAGAGCTTGTGGTATACATACACCTCAATCCCTTCCGCGCCGGATTGGTGACCGATATTACCGGTCTGAACCTCTATCGCTGGTCAGGACATCCCGTCCTCATCGGGAAGGGAAATTGTCCGTGGCAGGATGCGGATTATACGCTCGCCTCCTTCGGCGGTGCCGCTGCATACCTTGAGTTCCTCGAAAAAAGATTCGATCAGGGCCGCAGGGAGGATCTCACCGGAGGAGGCCTGGTAAGGAGCTCCGGCGGGTGGCTTGAAATGAAGAAGGCTCCGATGAAGGGGGACGAGAGGGTCCTTGGGGATTCGTCGTTTGTATTACGCCTTCTGGCCGATGCGCAGGAAAGGCTCGAGCGCCATTACGCCTTGAAACAATCCGGCGTAGATATCGATGACGTGGAGAAGCGAGTGACCACTCTCTTCAACCTCAGCCCCGGCGATCTTTACGGATCAGGCAGACCCAGGAGGATCGCCCAGGCGAGAGCGTTGATCTGCTATTGGGCGGTGCATATGCTGGGACTGTCACAGAAAGCTCTAGCAGATCGTTTTTCTGTGACGGAAGCAGCAATTACCTATGCAGTAAGGAGAGGCCAAACAATCGCTGAGGAGAATGGCTACCGGTTGATGGAGAATGATCCTGTTTAACTTAAGTTATGATCCCTGAGAAGTAACCCTCGTTTCAAGACAAACGAAAGATCAATCGGCGCTCACCTGCATAGTCGGCCTCTTGAGTAGGTTGATGCCGGCAAAACAGCATAGGAGCGCCAGCACCCAAGCCCAAAGAAACGATAGAAAGTCCTGCAGATTGATTTTGAGAGGGATGAGGGCCTGGGCCCATCGCTTTATGTTACAGGCGATGATCTTACACGCCACTGCAAAGCATACCTTCGGCAAGCGGCGCACCCTGAGTTTTCCTATTCCGTGGGCCCTCTTGAGTTCCGAGTTCGTTGCCTCGATCCCTGCACGGATCTTGTAGCGGTTTTTCCATTCTGGTGTGTGCTGAAGGGCATACATGTGATCTCTTAAGGCAAGCTCGGGGGTAACCTCCAGACGGAAGTCGCCTACCGTATCCCGGGCCTTGCAGCCTTTTCCACGATGATTGGGGGTTCTGACCGGACAGCGCTCGAGCATGGCGCACGCCCGGCAGAGCGTACCGTCGAATATGGCATGGAGCGCACGGCGGGTACTGTTGTT is a genomic window containing:
- a CDS encoding fibronectin type III domain-containing protein, producing MEKGAGISFIGSGNHRSRGGNGRKGNGFIAQRRAIFLVLLALVLICLTITRGSGEEIAGEAAAGAGPAISITPKTKAFTDKGGSGRCTVSLTGWSGTEAVIQPSVTQGDSWLHLVSTAPLTVALKRGKGSAVLSYTVDATAGYLPTPSQGAITVSMRDSTAGATASVTRKGVGCKIAISPRVSSQFSAEGGTGSFTVTAPEGCEWQVSAATSTWVEILSALHGSGPSGVVQYRVSANQAKGTRTATIQVKANNAAASASYRASQAKGPPVYTVSIDGFGRGTVTDSKKKINCGPNSTKCSAHYDEGASVVLTAAASADWTLHHWTGCDTTNGSVCTITVTGDKVIHPTFVSTTVTSLHSNVIILDDQTVSLLEIQEGSTYIFDVDATAVAALQPGDIIVSKSGYGFARKVVSVFSFAGSAIFVDTADVTLEDIIKEGSLVVNGGLTSHDITEARPLLEGARLMEEPAKKGATASISLDSNVGPLHISGITSLFIEPDFAADVGLLDGIREFKSSISLKDETSLTLSSDSSFSFVDREIPLYSFTFAPIVAGPVVFVPLVDVNLVIKGNTEVGFSTGISFSQTASIGVHYRKSEGWSPVKGHSRSIDVREPTITGPLSLKGGIAADVNVLLYGVAGPYASFEAYLEAEASASTNGAASCVDWRLFLGAGAGVGTEVGILGWTLAKYEVSLFDYKWDILARSVCPDHVPPSAPQNLRATAVSSSDIQLTWEKSTDTMGVAGYLVFRRTQNIARTSGTLANDSNLKPGTQYCYSVKAFDGSDNQSAASATVCAYTKHGRDTVAPSTPVNVRAEPLSTRAISLSWDASTDDVAVAGYKIYRGSSPVGSTAGLTANDNGLSPSTSYCYTVVAYDEAGNTSPAGGAACATTKDAGGWTVYSRCLGRSWYSILFNMDLDESVSSYVHVFGTGEYYGLDLAFLLSGRYDSDSATLDGRMTWLFQANSCIRVDEFSAYLGSGESGDITMDQVRFCGCTSQIRFSRTGESGAAKPIKTGRKTGETGGDLFNSSGKTR
- a CDS encoding transposase codes for the protein MPRKSRLDAAGILHHIMVRGIEKRSLFKNNTDRRDFFERCEKLFTESNTRCYAWAFLSNHVHLLLRTGNIPLSKVMACLLSGYATGFNRRYKRSGHLFQNRYKSIICQEENYFKELVVYIHLNPFRAGLVTDITGLNLYRWSGHPVLIGKGNCPWQDADYTLASFGGAAAYLEFLEKRFDQGRREDLTGGGLVRSSGGWLEMKKAPMKGDERVLGDSSFVLRLLADAQERLERHYALKQSGVDIDDVEKRVTTLFNLSPGDLYGSGRPRRIAQARALICYWAVHMLGLSQKALADRFSVTEAAITYAVRRGQTIAEENGYRLMENDPV